The following proteins are encoded in a genomic region of Shinella zoogloeoides:
- a CDS encoding YdcH family protein, with protein MPNTPHQLAEEFPEHVAAIRHLRETDGHFHRICEEYQTVNLAIHRAETDIEPVDDFHMADMRKVRMRLKDEIYGMLIRPEKVEDIP; from the coding sequence ATGCCGAACACCCCGCACCAACTGGCAGAGGAATTTCCGGAGCACGTTGCCGCGATCCGCCATCTTCGCGAGACCGACGGCCACTTCCACCGGATCTGCGAGGAATACCAGACGGTGAATCTCGCCATTCACCGTGCCGAGACTGACATCGAGCCGGTCGACGACTTCCACATGGCCGACATGCGGAAGGTGCGGATGCGGCTCAAGGACGAAATCTACGGGATGCTCATCCGGCCGGAAAAGGTCGAAGACATTCCCTGA
- a CDS encoding SGNH/GDSL hydrolase family protein yields the protein MKTVLCYGDSLTWGYNAEALDRHSFEDRWPSVLAKALGPEVTVIAEGLNGRTTAYDDHMADCDRNGARILPTILHSHDPIDLVIILLGTNDMKPAVCGTAFGAVQGVERLVSLVRHHAWSFNAEESPEVLIVSPPPLCETANTAFAAMFAGGVEQSAMLATLYSDLADEIGCGFFDAGSVAGTTPLDGVHLDAKNTRAIGKGLEPIVRMMLGL from the coding sequence ATGAAGACGGTTCTCTGCTACGGCGATAGCCTGACCTGGGGTTACAACGCGGAAGCGCTCGACCGGCATTCCTTCGAGGATCGCTGGCCGAGCGTGCTCGCCAAGGCTCTGGGACCCGAGGTCACCGTGATCGCGGAAGGTCTTAACGGCCGCACCACCGCCTATGACGACCATATGGCGGACTGCGACCGCAACGGCGCGCGCATCCTGCCGACCATCCTGCACAGCCACGATCCGATCGACCTGGTCATCATCCTGCTCGGCACCAACGACATGAAGCCGGCCGTCTGCGGAACGGCGTTCGGTGCGGTGCAGGGCGTGGAGCGGCTGGTGTCGCTGGTGCGCCATCATGCCTGGTCGTTCAATGCGGAGGAGAGCCCGGAAGTACTGATCGTCTCGCCGCCGCCGCTCTGCGAGACCGCGAACACCGCCTTTGCGGCGATGTTCGCCGGTGGCGTGGAGCAATCGGCCATGCTGGCGACGCTCTATTCGGACCTTGCGGACGAGATCGGCTGCGGCTTCTTCGACGCGGGTTCCGTGGCCGGGACGACGCCGCTCGACGGCGTGCATCTCGATGCGAAGAACACGCGGGCGATCGGCAAGGGCCTCGAGCCGATCGTGCGCATGATGCTCGGGCTTTGA
- a CDS encoding pyruvate dehydrogenase complex dihydrolipoamide acetyltransferase: MPINITMPALSPTMEEGNLAKWLVKEGDTVKSGDVIAEIETDKATMEVEAVDEGTVARIVVPAGTEGVKVNSLIAILAADGEDVAAAAAGGGGSAPKAEAKAEAPKEAEKPAAAAPAAAASVSTPASAGDNGERVGNGLFSSPLARRIAKDAGIDIKAITGSGPHGRVVKSDVEKAVASGGAKPAAAAAPAASAAPAAAPKGMSEDAVLKLFEPGSYELVPHDGMRKTIAKRLQESKQTIPHFYVSVDVELDALLALRAQLNDSAPRKEDKPAYKLSVNDMVIKAMALALRDVPDANVSWTDTNMVKHKHADVGVAVSIPGGLITPIIRSAELKTLSAISNEMKDLGKRAKERKLKPEEYQGGTTAVSNMGMMGVKNFAAVVNPPHATILAVGAGEERVVVKKGEMVIVNAMTVTLSTDHRCVDGALGAELLGAFKRYIENPMGMLV, encoded by the coding sequence ATGCCGATCAACATCACGATGCCGGCCCTTTCGCCCACCATGGAAGAGGGCAATCTCGCCAAGTGGCTCGTCAAGGAAGGCGACACCGTGAAATCCGGTGACGTCATCGCCGAGATCGAGACCGACAAGGCGACGATGGAAGTCGAAGCCGTCGACGAGGGCACGGTCGCCAGGATCGTCGTGCCGGCCGGCACGGAAGGCGTGAAGGTCAACAGCCTGATCGCCATCCTCGCCGCCGACGGCGAGGACGTGGCTGCTGCCGCTGCCGGCGGCGGCGGCTCCGCCCCGAAGGCCGAGGCCAAGGCCGAGGCGCCGAAGGAAGCGGAAAAGCCGGCTGCTGCTGCTCCTGCCGCTGCCGCCTCGGTATCCACGCCCGCATCGGCTGGCGACAATGGCGAACGCGTCGGCAACGGCTTGTTCTCCTCGCCGCTCGCTCGTCGTATCGCCAAGGATGCCGGCATCGACATCAAGGCGATCACCGGCTCCGGCCCGCATGGCCGGGTGGTCAAGAGCGACGTCGAGAAGGCCGTCGCTTCCGGTGGCGCAAAGCCTGCTGCCGCAGCAGCCCCGGCCGCTTCCGCGGCCCCTGCCGCCGCGCCGAAGGGGATGTCCGAGGACGCCGTGCTCAAGCTCTTCGAGCCGGGCTCCTACGAGCTCGTGCCGCATGACGGCATGCGCAAGACCATCGCCAAGCGCCTGCAGGAATCCAAGCAGACGATCCCGCACTTCTACGTGTCGGTCGACGTGGAACTCGACGCGCTGCTCGCGCTGCGCGCCCAGCTCAACGACAGCGCGCCGCGCAAGGAAGACAAGCCGGCCTACAAGCTCTCGGTCAACGACATGGTGATCAAGGCCATGGCGCTCGCGCTGCGCGACGTGCCGGACGCCAACGTCTCCTGGACCGATACGAACATGGTCAAGCACAAGCACGCGGATGTCGGCGTCGCCGTCTCCATTCCGGGCGGCCTGATCACCCCGATCATCCGCAGCGCCGAGCTGAAGACGCTGTCCGCCATCTCCAACGAGATGAAGGACCTCGGCAAACGCGCCAAGGAACGCAAGCTGAAGCCCGAGGAATACCAGGGCGGCACCACGGCGGTCTCCAACATGGGCATGATGGGCGTGAAGAACTTCGCGGCCGTCGTGAACCCGCCGCATGCGACGATCCTGGCGGTCGGCGCGGGCGAGGAGCGGGTCGTGGTCAAGAAGGGCGAAATGGTGATCGTCAACGCGATGACCGTCACGCTCTCCACCGACCACCGTTGCGTCGACGGCGCGCTCGGGGCCGAGCTTCTCGGCGCCTTCAAGCGCTATATCGAGAACCCGATGGGGATGCTCGTCTGA
- a CDS encoding pyruvate dehydrogenase complex E1 component subunit beta, translated as MPIEILMPALSPTMEEGTLSKWVKNEGDTVKSGDVIAEIETDKATMEVEAVDEGVIGKILIAAGTEGVKVNTAIAVLLQDGESADAVAAPKAAAADKPAEAAAPAPAPAAAAPVPAAPKGEIAADPDIPAGTEMVMTTVREALRDAMAEEMRRDEDVFVMGEEVAEYQGAYKITQGLLQEFGARRVIDTPITEHGFAGVGVGAAMTGLKPVVEFMTFNFAMQAIDQIINSAAKTLYMSGGQMGAPMVFRGPNGAAARVAAQHSQCYAAWYSHIPGLKVVMPYTAADAKGLLKAAIRDPNPVIFLENEILYGQSFEVPKMDDFVLPIGKARIHKKGNDVTVVSFGIGMTYALKAIAELEKDGIDVELIDLRTIRPMDLPTVIESVKKTGRLVTVEEGYPQSSVGTEIATRVMQQAFDYLDAPILTIAGKDVPMPYAANLEKLALPNVDEVVQAVKAVCYK; from the coding sequence ATGCCAATCGAAATTCTCATGCCCGCCCTGTCTCCGACGATGGAAGAGGGCACGCTGTCCAAGTGGGTCAAGAACGAGGGCGACACCGTCAAGTCCGGTGACGTCATTGCCGAAATCGAAACCGACAAGGCCACGATGGAAGTCGAGGCCGTCGACGAGGGCGTTATCGGCAAGATCCTGATCGCCGCCGGCACCGAGGGCGTCAAGGTCAATACGGCCATCGCCGTGCTGCTGCAGGACGGCGAAAGCGCCGATGCCGTCGCCGCGCCGAAGGCTGCCGCCGCCGACAAGCCGGCCGAAGCCGCCGCACCTGCGCCTGCTCCTGCTGCCGCAGCGCCGGTTCCGGCCGCGCCGAAGGGCGAGATCGCCGCCGATCCGGATATCCCGGCCGGCACCGAAATGGTGATGACGACGGTGCGTGAAGCGCTGCGCGACGCCATGGCGGAAGAAATGCGCCGCGACGAGGACGTCTTCGTCATGGGCGAGGAAGTCGCCGAATACCAGGGCGCCTACAAGATCACGCAGGGCCTGCTCCAGGAATTCGGCGCCCGCCGCGTCATCGATACGCCGATCACCGAGCACGGCTTTGCCGGCGTCGGCGTCGGCGCGGCCATGACGGGTCTCAAGCCCGTCGTCGAGTTCATGACCTTCAACTTCGCCATGCAGGCGATCGACCAGATCATCAACTCCGCGGCCAAGACGCTCTACATGTCGGGCGGCCAGATGGGCGCGCCGATGGTCTTCCGCGGCCCGAACGGTGCTGCGGCCCGCGTCGCCGCCCAGCACTCGCAGTGCTATGCGGCCTGGTACAGCCACATCCCGGGCCTCAAGGTCGTCATGCCCTACACGGCAGCCGACGCCAAGGGCCTGCTCAAGGCCGCCATCCGCGATCCGAACCCGGTCATCTTCCTTGAGAACGAAATCCTCTACGGCCAGAGCTTCGAAGTGCCGAAGATGGACGATTTCGTGCTGCCGATCGGCAAGGCCCGCATCCACAAGAAGGGCAACGACGTCACCGTCGTCTCCTTCGGCATCGGCATGACCTATGCGCTGAAGGCGATCGCGGAACTGGAGAAGGACGGCATCGACGTCGAGTTGATCGACCTTCGCACCATCCGCCCGATGGACCTGCCGACCGTCATCGAATCGGTCAAGAAGACCGGCCGCCTCGTCACCGTGGAAGAGGGCTATCCGCAGTCTTCCGTCGGCACCGAGATCGCGACCCGCGTCATGCAGCAGGCCTTCGACTATCTCGACGCGCCGATCCTGACGATCGCCGGCAAGGACGTCCCGATGCCCTATGCCGCGAACCTCGAGAAGCTGGCGCTGCCGAACGTCGATGAAGTCGTCCAGGCGGTGAAGGCCGTCTGCTACAAGTAA
- the pdhA gene encoding pyruvate dehydrogenase (acetyl-transferring) E1 component subunit alpha gives MAPRKNASTSSRKPAAKPAKKDFLGGTIADFSKEDDLKAYREMLLIRRFEEKAGQLYGMGFIGGFCHLYIGQEAVVVGMQLALKEGDQVITGYRDHGHMLACGMSARGVMAELTGRRGGLSKGKGGSMHMFSKEKHFYGGHGIVGAQVSLGTGLAFANRYRGNDNVSLAYFGDGAANQGQVYESFNMAALWKLPVIYVIENNRYAMGTAVSRASAQTDFSHRGASFNIPGFQVDGMDVRAVKAAADEAVEHCRAGKGPVILEMQTYRYRGHSMSDPAKYRSKDEVQKMRSEHDPIEQVRARLLEKGWASEDDLKQIDKDVRDIVADSADFAQSDPEPDVSELYTDILL, from the coding sequence ATGGCTCCGCGCAAAAACGCGTCCACGTCCAGCCGCAAGCCTGCGGCAAAGCCTGCGAAGAAAGATTTCCTCGGCGGCACCATCGCCGACTTCTCCAAGGAAGACGACCTCAAGGCCTATCGCGAGATGCTGCTGATCCGGCGTTTCGAGGAAAAGGCCGGCCAGCTCTACGGCATGGGCTTCATCGGCGGCTTCTGTCACCTTTATATCGGCCAGGAAGCGGTCGTCGTCGGCATGCAGCTGGCGCTGAAGGAAGGCGACCAGGTCATCACCGGCTATCGCGACCACGGCCACATGCTGGCCTGCGGCATGAGTGCGCGGGGCGTGATGGCGGAACTGACCGGACGCCGCGGCGGCCTTTCCAAGGGCAAGGGCGGCTCCATGCATATGTTCTCGAAGGAGAAGCATTTCTACGGAGGCCACGGCATCGTCGGCGCCCAGGTCTCGCTCGGCACGGGCCTCGCCTTCGCCAACCGCTACCGCGGCAACGACAATGTCTCGCTCGCCTATTTCGGTGACGGCGCGGCCAACCAGGGCCAGGTCTACGAAAGCTTCAACATGGCGGCGCTCTGGAAGCTGCCGGTGATCTACGTGATCGAGAACAACCGCTACGCCATGGGCACGGCCGTCTCGCGCGCCTCCGCCCAGACCGACTTCTCGCATCGCGGCGCTTCCTTCAACATTCCCGGCTTCCAGGTGGACGGCATGGATGTGCGCGCCGTGAAGGCCGCCGCCGACGAGGCGGTCGAGCATTGCCGCGCCGGCAAGGGCCCGGTCATCCTCGAAATGCAGACCTACCGCTATCGCGGCCACTCCATGTCCGACCCGGCGAAGTACCGCTCGAAGGACGAGGTGCAGAAGATGCGCTCGGAGCACGACCCGATCGAGCAGGTGCGCGCGCGCCTTCTCGAAAAGGGCTGGGCCAGCGAGGACGATCTCAAGCAGATCGACAAGGACGTCCGTGACATCGTCGCCGACAGCGCCGATTTCGCGCAGTCCGATCCGGAGCCGGATGTATCCGAACTCTACACCGACATCCTGCTGTAA
- a CDS encoding FtsB family cell division protein, which produces MWTKHHKKRKFGRLTLPVITVAFLSYFGYHSVHGDLGLRGMEEFERQRVERQARLDVLVRQRQILEKEVALMSDGSLERDMLDEKARSYLNMSRADEIVIFH; this is translated from the coding sequence ATGTGGACCAAACATCACAAGAAGCGGAAGTTCGGCCGGCTTACTCTGCCGGTAATTACGGTCGCATTCCTTTCCTATTTCGGTTACCATTCCGTCCATGGCGATCTCGGCCTCAGGGGAATGGAGGAGTTTGAGCGGCAGAGAGTGGAGCGCCAGGCGCGTCTCGACGTGCTCGTGCGCCAGCGCCAGATCCTGGAAAAAGAGGTCGCCCTGATGAGCGACGGCTCGCTCGAGCGGGACATGCTCGACGAAAAAGCGCGCTCGTACCTGAACATGTCGCGCGCCGACGAAATCGTCATTTTCCACTGA
- the eno gene encoding phosphopyruvate hydratase — MTAIIDIIGREILDSRGNPTVEVDVHLEDGSFGRAAVPSGASTGAHEAVELRDGGKRYLGKGVESAVAAVNGEIFEAIGGLDAEDQIQIDQTMIELDGTPNKARLGANAILGVSLAVAKAAAEAANLPLYRYVGGPNARVLPVPMMNIINGGAHADNPIDFQEFMIVPVGAETIRDAVRMGSEVFHTLKKQLAADGHNTNVGDEGGFAPGLASAPAALDFIMKSIEKAGYRPGEDMFIALDCASTEFFKDGKYVLEGEGRTLEPGAMADYLAELAARYPIFSIEDGMAEDDWDGWKLLTDKIGKKVQLVGDDLFVTNSARLRDGIKMGVANSILVKVNQIGSLSETLDAVETAHKASYTAVMSHRSGETEDSTIADLAVATNCGQIKTGSLARSDRTAKYNQLIRIEEQLGAQARFAGRSILRG, encoded by the coding sequence ATGACTGCTATCATCGACATCATCGGCCGCGAGATTCTCGACAGCCGCGGCAATCCCACCGTCGAAGTGGACGTGCACCTCGAAGATGGCAGTTTCGGCCGCGCGGCCGTTCCCTCGGGCGCCTCGACCGGCGCGCATGAGGCCGTCGAACTGCGCGACGGCGGCAAGCGCTACCTCGGCAAGGGCGTCGAGAGCGCCGTCGCCGCCGTCAACGGCGAGATCTTCGAAGCCATCGGCGGCCTCGATGCGGAAGACCAGATCCAGATCGACCAGACCATGATCGAGCTCGATGGCACGCCGAACAAGGCCCGCCTCGGCGCCAACGCCATTCTCGGCGTCTCGCTCGCCGTCGCCAAGGCCGCCGCGGAAGCCGCCAACCTGCCGCTCTACCGCTATGTCGGCGGCCCGAACGCCCGCGTCCTGCCGGTGCCGATGATGAACATCATCAACGGCGGCGCCCATGCCGACAATCCGATCGACTTCCAGGAATTCATGATCGTGCCTGTCGGTGCGGAAACGATCCGTGACGCCGTGCGCATGGGCTCGGAAGTCTTCCACACGCTGAAGAAGCAGCTCGCCGCCGACGGCCACAACACCAATGTCGGCGACGAAGGCGGCTTCGCGCCGGGCCTCGCTTCGGCGCCCGCCGCGCTCGACTTCATCATGAAGTCCATCGAGAAGGCCGGCTATCGTCCGGGCGAGGACATGTTCATCGCGCTCGACTGCGCTTCGACCGAGTTCTTCAAGGATGGCAAGTATGTCCTGGAAGGCGAAGGCCGCACGCTGGAGCCCGGCGCCATGGCCGATTACCTCGCGGAACTCGCGGCCAGGTATCCGATCTTCTCCATCGAGGACGGCATGGCGGAAGACGACTGGGACGGCTGGAAGCTCCTGACCGACAAGATCGGCAAGAAGGTGCAGCTCGTCGGCGACGACCTGTTCGTCACCAACTCCGCGCGCCTTCGCGACGGCATCAAGATGGGCGTCGCCAACTCGATCCTCGTCAAGGTCAACCAGATCGGCTCGCTCTCCGAGACGCTCGACGCCGTCGAGACCGCACACAAGGCGAGCTACACCGCCGTCATGTCGCATCGCTCGGGCGAGACGGAAGACTCCACCATCGCCGACCTCGCCGTCGCCACCAACTGCGGTCAGATCAAGACCGGCTCGCTGGCCCGCTCCGACCGTACCGCCAAGTATAACCAGCTCATCCGCATCGAGGAGCAGCTCGGCGCGCAGGCACGGTTCGCAGGCCGCAGCATCCTGCGCGGCTGA
- the kdsA gene encoding 3-deoxy-8-phosphooctulonate synthase has protein sequence MKTNSTVIVGEGTRKVTFAQDKRFSLIAGPCQMESRDHAYMIAGTLVELCDKLGIGLVYKSSFDKANRTSLSGKRGIGLDKAMEIFADLKKDFGFPVLTDIHTEEQCAVVAETVDILQIPAFLSRQTDLLVAAARTGRTINVKKGQFLAPWDMKNVLAKFTESGNPNVLLCERGASFGYNTLVSDMRSLPIMAALGAPVVFDATHSVQQPGGQGGSTGGQREFVETLARAAVAVGIAGLFVETHEDPDNAPSDGPNMVHLKDMSRLLEKLLAFDAIAKA, from the coding sequence ATGAAAACCAATTCCACCGTCATCGTCGGCGAAGGCACCAGGAAGGTCACCTTCGCCCAGGACAAGCGCTTCTCGCTGATCGCCGGCCCCTGCCAGATGGAAAGCCGCGACCATGCCTACATGATCGCCGGCACGCTCGTCGAACTCTGCGACAAGCTCGGCATCGGCCTCGTCTACAAGTCGTCCTTCGACAAGGCGAACCGCACCTCGCTTTCCGGCAAGCGCGGCATCGGGCTTGACAAGGCGATGGAAATCTTCGCCGACCTCAAGAAGGATTTCGGCTTCCCGGTCCTGACCGATATCCACACGGAAGAGCAATGCGCCGTCGTCGCCGAGACGGTCGACATCCTGCAAATTCCCGCCTTCCTGTCGCGCCAGACGGACCTTCTCGTCGCCGCCGCCAGGACCGGCCGCACGATCAACGTCAAGAAGGGCCAGTTCCTTGCGCCCTGGGACATGAAGAACGTGCTGGCGAAATTCACCGAGAGCGGCAATCCGAACGTGCTGCTTTGCGAGCGCGGCGCGTCCTTCGGCTACAACACGCTGGTCTCCGACATGCGTTCGCTGCCGATCATGGCCGCGCTCGGCGCGCCCGTCGTGTTCGATGCCACCCATTCGGTGCAGCAGCCGGGCGGGCAGGGCGGTTCGACCGGCGGCCAGCGCGAATTCGTCGAGACGCTGGCGCGCGCCGCCGTCGCCGTCGGCATTGCCGGCCTCTTCGTCGAGACGCACGAGGACCCGGACAATGCGCCCTCCGACGGGCCGAACATGGTGCATCTCAAGGACATGTCGCGGCTGCTCGAAAAGCTGCTCGCCTTCGACGCCATCGCCAAGGCCTGA
- a CDS encoding VOC family protein, translating into MTVSSRTPRPIDHLVLPVSELGIARERLTQLGFTVAKDARHPFGTENCCVFLADGSYLEPLGIANREECEEAARSGNTFIARDQAFRFRRGQEGFSGIAMATGDAWDDDRRYRSAGISGGEILEFSRDMLLPDGTSATGSFRLAFAADLRSPDFFFFASQRILPLPSDRKALETHGNGVVALAEVVLSEQNPTDFQYLVQEAADEREIEAMSFGMSVETPRGRITVLNDAGLEGFYGIAPVAGADRGLKGQAVVFRVSSLSDCRRLLVQRGVAFRERDNRLLVPPAPGQGVLFVFGE; encoded by the coding sequence ATGACCGTGAGTTCGAGAACGCCCCGCCCGATCGACCATCTGGTGCTGCCGGTGTCCGAGCTTGGAATTGCCCGCGAGCGCCTGACGCAGCTCGGTTTCACTGTCGCCAAGGACGCGCGCCATCCGTTCGGCACGGAAAACTGTTGCGTCTTCCTTGCGGACGGCAGTTATCTGGAGCCGCTCGGCATCGCCAACCGCGAGGAATGCGAGGAAGCGGCGCGCAGCGGCAATACGTTCATCGCCCGCGACCAGGCTTTCCGCTTCCGCCGCGGGCAAGAGGGCTTTTCCGGCATCGCCATGGCGACAGGCGATGCCTGGGACGACGACCGGCGCTACCGGTCGGCGGGGATTTCCGGCGGCGAGATCCTGGAGTTTTCCCGCGACATGCTGCTGCCGGACGGCACGTCCGCGACCGGCAGCTTCCGCCTTGCCTTCGCCGCCGACCTGCGCAGTCCCGATTTCTTCTTCTTCGCCTCCCAGCGCATCCTGCCGCTGCCCTCCGACCGCAAGGCGCTGGAGACGCACGGGAACGGCGTCGTGGCGCTCGCCGAGGTCGTGCTGTCCGAACAGAACCCGACGGACTTCCAGTATCTCGTGCAGGAAGCCGCCGACGAGCGCGAGATCGAGGCCATGTCCTTCGGCATGTCGGTCGAGACGCCGCGCGGCCGCATCACCGTGCTGAACGATGCCGGCCTCGAAGGGTTCTACGGCATTGCGCCGGTCGCCGGCGCGGACCGTGGCCTCAAGGGGCAGGCGGTCGTCTTCAGGGTTTCCAGCCTGTCCGATTGTCGCCGCCTGCTGGTGCAGCGCGGCGTCGCCTTCCGCGAGCGGGACAACCGCCTTCTGGTGCCGCCGGCGCCGGGACAGGGCGTCCTCTTCGTCTTTGGAGAATGA
- a CDS encoding FAD-binding oxidoreductase has protein sequence MPKSRDITRQRDLHESHPLWADSPRITLRVRGRPSRTDYDCIVVGAGISSALAAHALADGKRSVLVVDRRQPVHGSTLASTAMIQHEIDIPLHRLAGMIGEEKARRAWRRSARAVEQLTRIVADTGISCGFERKKTLFLAGDAYGRRALQNELDARSAAGIAADFLDAATLAERFSIQRTGALLSDISASANPAQMAAGILRAAAARGVEIVSPLEITDMRATADGVFLATEEGRILSARHAAFCSGYEFLEAVADRDHAIVSTWALSTPPGTALPDWLKHCIVWEGADPYLYLRRSRDGRLIAGGEDEESEDAYASPQKLRQKAKTIHRKVEALLGLSLPQPDHVWAAPFGTTRTGLPLIGRVPGLPNVFAVMGFGGNGITFSQIAAEIVAADIAGHGDADADLFAFRARDS, from the coding sequence ATTCCGAAATCCCGCGACATCACGCGCCAGCGCGACCTGCACGAATCCCATCCCCTCTGGGCCGACTCGCCGCGCATTACCCTGCGCGTGCGCGGCAGGCCGTCGCGGACGGACTACGACTGCATCGTCGTCGGCGCCGGCATTTCGAGCGCCCTCGCGGCCCATGCGCTCGCCGACGGCAAGCGGTCCGTGCTCGTCGTCGACCGCCGGCAGCCCGTCCATGGCAGCACGCTCGCCAGCACGGCGATGATCCAGCACGAGATCGACATCCCCCTGCACAGGCTCGCCGGCATGATCGGCGAGGAAAAGGCCCGGCGCGCCTGGCGGCGCTCCGCCCGCGCCGTGGAACAGTTGACGCGGATCGTCGCGGATACCGGCATATCCTGCGGCTTCGAGCGCAAGAAGACACTCTTCCTTGCCGGCGATGCCTATGGCCGGCGGGCCTTGCAAAACGAACTGGACGCCCGCAGCGCGGCAGGCATCGCGGCGGACTTCCTCGATGCCGCCACCCTCGCCGAGCGCTTTTCCATCCAGCGCACCGGCGCACTTCTCAGCGATATCTCTGCCTCCGCCAATCCGGCGCAGATGGCGGCCGGCATCCTGCGGGCCGCCGCCGCGCGCGGCGTGGAGATCGTCAGCCCGCTGGAGATCACCGACATGCGCGCCACAGCGGACGGCGTGTTCCTCGCCACGGAAGAAGGCAGGATCCTCTCGGCGCGGCACGCTGCCTTCTGCTCCGGTTACGAATTCCTCGAAGCGGTCGCCGACCGGGATCATGCCATCGTCTCCACCTGGGCGCTCTCGACGCCGCCCGGCACGGCGCTGCCCGACTGGCTGAAGCACTGCATCGTCTGGGAGGGCGCCGATCCCTATCTCTATCTGCGCCGCTCCCGCGACGGCCGGCTGATCGCGGGCGGCGAGGACGAGGAGAGCGAGGACGCCTATGCCTCGCCGCAAAAGCTTCGGCAGAAGGCGAAGACCATCCACCGCAAGGTCGAGGCCCTGCTCGGCCTTTCCCTGCCGCAGCCGGACCATGTCTGGGCTGCCCCCTTCGGCACCACCCGCACCGGCCTGCCACTCATCGGCCGCGTTCCCGGCCTGCCGAACGTCTTCGCCGTGATGGGTTTCGGCGGCAACGGCATCACCTTCAGCCAGATCGCGGCCGAGATCGTCGCCGCCGATATTGCCGGCCATGGCGATGCGGATGCCGATCTTTTCGCCTTCCGCGCCCGCGATTCCTGA
- a CDS encoding metallophosphoesterase family protein, with product MLLAILSDIHANREAFEAVLAAAEAAGAERFVLLGDIVGYGADPEWCTEQAMRLAAGGAIVLRGNHDDAVGNPSVSMNATATLALEWTRRQLGGATRAFLAALPFKAREGDCLFVHADASAPADWNYVLDASDAGQHLAACEARVSFCGHVHKPALYCTAPGGKVTHFAPVAATPVPLLPQRRWLAVMGSVGQPRDGNPAAAFALYDTGSAELRFMRAAYDVEKAADKIRAAGLPASLADRLLRGR from the coding sequence ATGCTGCTCGCCATCCTTTCCGATATCCACGCCAACCGCGAGGCCTTCGAGGCCGTGCTGGCGGCCGCGGAAGCGGCCGGGGCGGAGCGCTTCGTGCTGCTCGGCGATATCGTCGGCTATGGCGCGGATCCCGAATGGTGCACGGAACAGGCGATGCGGCTTGCCGCGGGCGGCGCCATCGTGCTGCGCGGCAACCACGACGACGCGGTCGGCAATCCTTCCGTCTCAATGAATGCCACGGCGACGCTGGCGCTCGAATGGACGCGCCGCCAGCTTGGCGGCGCCACCCGCGCCTTTCTCGCCGCCCTGCCCTTCAAGGCACGTGAGGGCGACTGTCTCTTCGTCCATGCCGATGCCAGCGCGCCGGCCGACTGGAACTATGTGCTCGACGCCAGCGATGCCGGCCAGCATCTCGCCGCCTGCGAGGCGCGCGTCAGCTTCTGCGGCCATGTGCACAAGCCGGCGCTCTACTGCACCGCGCCGGGCGGCAAGGTCACGCATTTTGCCCCCGTCGCCGCGACGCCGGTGCCACTCCTGCCGCAGCGCCGCTGGCTTGCCGTCATGGGCTCGGTCGGCCAGCCGCGCGACGGCAACCCGGCCGCCGCCTTCGCCCTTTACGATACCGGGAGCGCGGAGCTCCGCTTCATGCGCGCCGCCTACGACGTGGAGAAGGCGGCCGACAAGATTCGCGCGGCGGGCCTTCCGGCCTCGCTCGCCGACCGCCTGCTGCGGGGACGCTAG